The Halofilum ochraceum genome segment ATCAGCAGTTTACGTAACCACCACTCCTGCCGCCTCTCGCGCATTTCTGTGTAAGTACATCGTGAGCAGCCACCGTCTTACGCCCAGCGTGCGAGACTGTCCGAGTCGGCGCCCCGAAGGCCTGAACCGGCATCGATTGCCGACGGCCGCCGGTGTGAGGGGATTGATCTCTCCCGATTGATTGCACACAATCGAGCTGTATAATTCGCACTATAGTTGCGTCGTTGCTATCACGACGACGCCATTCCGCGCGCGGATCGGGCAGCGGCCATAGACTCGATTGCGCGTGATCCGCGATCTCCGCGTTCCCGACAAGGCCCTCCGGGAATCGACAGGCGCCCGAGCGCCTCCCCCTGCATCAATGAGCGACCCCGACGCCAAACAGACGCTTCGAGTGGCCCTGGTGGACGACCATGGCCTTGTGCGCAGCGCGCTCGCACGCCTCGTGGACTCCTGCTTAGACATGAAGGTCGTCGTGGAAACCACCGACGGACCGGGGCTGATCGAGGCGATGCGCGACACGCCTGTGGACGTGGCGACGATCGACGCGGTGATCCCCGGCGGCAACGGATTCGAAACGATCCGGGACCTGGCCCAGACCCATCCCGACGTTCGGTCGCTGGTGCTCTCGATTTACGTAAACGCCACGTACGTATCCAACGCCCTCGAGGCGGGCGCCCACGGGTTCGTCGCGAAGGGTGCGGACGCAAGCCAGTTCCTGGGCGCCATCCGGAGCGTCGCCCGCGGGGAACGTTTCATCGTCGCCCCCGTGGAACCCGACCCGGTCGACGCGGAATCTGTTCGGCCGGGTCCCAGCGGTGCGTCGCCCGTAGCGCTCACGCCCCGGCAGCGCGAGATCCTGCAACTCATCGTCGACGGTCTGCGCACGGCGGAGATCGCCCACCGCCTACGACTCGACGTCAAAACGGTCGAGAGCCATCGCGCGAGCCTGATGCGACGGATGGAGGTCCGCAACATCGCCGCGCTCGTGCGCGAGGCACTGCGCCTTGAACTGGCGTCGTTCGCCCCCTGATTCCTGGTGGCAATCCCGCGCCTCCACCCGCTCGATCC includes the following:
- a CDS encoding response regulator, yielding MSDPDAKQTLRVALVDDHGLVRSALARLVDSCLDMKVVVETTDGPGLIEAMRDTPVDVATIDAVIPGGNGFETIRDLAQTHPDVRSLVLSIYVNATYVSNALEAGAHGFVAKGADASQFLGAIRSVARGERFIVAPVEPDPVDAESVRPGPSGASPVALTPRQREILQLIVDGLRTAEIAHRLRLDVKTVESHRASLMRRMEVRNIAALVREALRLELASFAP